Part of the Sulfitobacter donghicola DSW-25 = KCTC 12864 = JCM 14565 genome, TTGCTTTTCGCTGTTCGGTAAACGCGATGTCACCAAATTCAGGGCCAAAAACTTGGGGGGCTGTGTGGCCGACAAAATCAGAAAGCTCACGCGCCAAATAGCTGAGCAAGGGCAGGTTACAATGCGCGTAAGTCGGGATGCCTTGCCCGTCAACATTCAGAATGAAAACGGGCGTAGGTATGCAATCTAATAGGGCGAACTGATCATCCAAATAATTATCGGGCACAATACCTATCTCCACAGTGGTTCGTGGACAGGTAGCAGCCAATGATTACTTTCAGATTAAGTAGTTTTCTTTAGTTTTCGGTGCAGCTGGAGACCAGTTGTTCATATTTTCCCGTGATCCAGCCAAGCGCCTGATCAGGATCAGAGTTCTGGATATCATCCGAAAAACGACCAAAGACCAAGGCCGAGCGGCTTTCGTCTACGATGGTGAATTGCTGGCCTGTAATGACGGTGGAATAAACGAAAAAGGCAATCGCAACGAGCAAAATACCGCGCGCAACACCAAAGACGAAACCGAGCGCCTGATCAAAACCACCCAAGAAAGAGCGTTGAACCAGCGAAGAGAACAAAGGTGTGAATAGTGAAACTACAACCAAAGTGACCGCCAGAACCAAGGTAAAGGCCCCGATAATTGACAATTCGCAACTATCCGCAAGGAAATC contains:
- a CDS encoding CvpA family protein, with amino-acid sequence MEGFTIIDGVVALVIVMSALLAYGRGFVREMMAIVGWIAAAVLAYLFAPQVEPLVREIPVVGDFLADSCELSIIGAFTLVLAVTLVVVSLFTPLFSSLVQRSFLGGFDQALGFVFGVARGILLVAIAFFVYSTVITGQQFTIVDESRSALVFGRFSDDIQNSDPDQALGWITGKYEQLVSSCTEN